TTTCGCGGGTCTGGCCGTCGACGAGGAAGCGGACCTGCTCTATCTGCGGGAGGTTGGCGTGGAGGGTGCCGATCATGGAGGAGATGGTGAGGGTTTCGACTTCGACGCCGGAGGGGTGCTGGTTGACGAAGGAGCCGCGGAGGTCGATGACGGCGAGCTGGCCGCCGGGAGTGGAGGGCTGGGGGGCGTTGGGGTCGTCGGAGGCGACGGGGATGGTGGGGGTGCGGCCGTCGGCGGTGGCGAGGGAGTTGTCGACGGCGTGGCCGACGAGGGGGAGCGGGAGGAGGAAGACTTCGTCGACGGCGGGGCCGGGCTCGAGCGGATGGGCGGAGCCGGGGAGGGCGTACTCGGTGACCAGGTGGTCGAGAAGGGCGCGGGCGCGGGCGGTGGTCTCGGAGGGGAGGGCGATCTGGCGGGTGGTGGCGGTGATGTTGCCGTCGTCGTCGTTGGCGAGGAGTAGGGTGACGGGCTGCTCGTCGGTGTAGGGAGCATCGAGGGGCATGGAGTCGGCGAGGCGCTCGATGCGGCCGCGGCGGGCTTCGCGATGTGCGAAGAGGCGGATGCCCATGGCGACGATGGCGATGACGGCGACCCAGAAGAGGATGCGATAGGTGCGGACGCTCATTGGTTGGCCTCGGCTGTGGTGGGCGTCGTGGATGCGGGCGGTGCAGGCGGGGTGAGGTGCGGCGGCGGCTGGACGGCGTCCTTCCAGAGGATGAGGGCGTTGGAGGCGGCCTGGGCGACGGACTGCTGGTAGCTCCAGTCGTTGATGGAATCGGCGTCGTCGGTGCGGGGGGCGAGTTCAAAGACGAGCGCGGGGCAGGTGGCGGAGTCGACGGGGCGGATGGAGGCGGTGCCGTTGACGAGGGGAATGTGAGAGCGATTGAGTGCGTCGGCGATGCGGCCGGCTAGGCGCTGCGACTGCGCGACCCAGGGGGCCTGGAGGGTGAGCCAGGGGGCGGCGGGGAGCTCGCCGGGCGCGGGCGTGAGCTCGGAGGTGTAGAGGTGGACGCCGCTGCCGGAGGAGGTGGCGTGGAGGAAGATGCAGGCAGAGGGGCGCTCGTGGTTGGCGATGCCGACGCGGTCGTCGAGGGTGAGTGGAGCGAAGGGTGGGTTGGGGTTGGCCGCTTTGTCGTCCTGCCGGGTGAGGACGACGTTGAAGCCGCGCGCGGTGAGCAGCGAACGCAGGCGGAAGGCGAGCGCGAGGGTGACGTCCTTCTCGACGATGTTGTCGGAGATGCGGGAGCCGGAGTCGGAGCCGCCGTGGCCGGGGTCGATGACGATGGTGGTGGGATGGAAGGGCAGCGGCGGGAGACTGATGAGGGCGCTGTGGAGGCGCTCGGCCGGGGTCTTGATTGGGGTTTGTGGCTTGGGCGCGGTGGTGGTTGTTTGGGAGGAGGTGGGACTCGCTGTGGGTGCGGTTTGGGGCGTGGTGTGCGTGACGGGGAAGGAGTTCTGGTATGGCGGGGGTGTGGTTGCGGGCTGGGATTGCTGGCGGCGGCCGAGGGCGGAGAGCGCGAAGGCGACGAGGAACATCGTGCCGAGGAGGGCGATGTGTCGGACTTGGGTCTTTTGCAGAGAGATCAAGCAGTCGCCTTCGGTCGAGTTCTCAGTGGGTTCGATTGTACCGGTTGAGATGCGCGCGGGGCGATTTGGTGGGCCGGGCAGAGGTAGACTGAGGGAACAATCATGCGCGTTTTCGGGATCGACTGCGGAACGGAGTTTACGGGCTACGGCGTCGTGGAGGTCGATGAGACGGCGCGGAACCCGCGGCTGAAGCCACTGTGCGCGGGGGCGATCAAGCTGAACAAGAAGGACCTGACGCCGGTGCGGCTGGGGTGCGTGTATGCCGAGCTGATGGCGCTGATGGAGATGTGGGAGCCGGAGGTGGTGGCGATTGAGGATGTGTTTTTTGCGGCGAATGCGAAGAGCGCGTTGAAGCTGGGGCATGTGCGCGGCGTGGCGATGCTGGCGGCGGCAAACTGCGGGTTGCCGGTCGCAGAGTATGCGCCGCTCTCGATCAAGAGCGCGGTGGTGGGATACGGGCTGGCGGCGAAGGAGCAGGTGCAGTTTATGGTGGCTCGGCTGCTGGACCTGGAGCGCGCGCCGGAGCCGGCCGATGCAGCGGATGCGCTGGCGATTGCGATCTGCCACATTCATCATGCGCAGACCGCGGAAGGTTTGCGGCGATGAGACGAGCCGCGTTGGCGATGCTGGCTGCGACGGTGTTCGGCGCCGTGGCGATGGGTGCGAGCGCTTCATCCATGAAGTGGAGCGTGGTGGAGCTGTCGATGACACCGCGGACTGACGACGCAGAGCCTGGCTGGAAGGTGCGGCTGCAGGCTGATGGTGCGGGGATGTACGTCGAGAGTGGATCAGCGGATGCGAAGGAGATTCCGCTGACGGTGAGTGCGGCGACGCTGGAGCGCGTGAAGCTGGGCGAGCACGCGGTGAAGAGCGGAAAGTGCGAGACGAAGGCGAAGAACATCGCAAAGACGGGCGAGAAGACGATCCGCTACGAGATTGCGGACAAGACGGCGGAGTGCACGTTCAATTACTCGGATGACGCTGGGCTGATGGGCACGACGGCGACGTTCCAGGCGATTGCGGAGACGATGCAGCGCGGCAAGCGGCTGGAGCATGATCTGCGTTATGACCGGCTCGGGCTGGACGCGGAGATGGAGCAACTGGTGGCGGCGCAGAAGAGCGGGAGCGCGATTGAGATCGTGAATATTGCGCCGGTGCTGCAGGCGCTGGTCGAGGACGATCATGTGATCGATCGGGTGCGGCGCAGGGCGGCGCGGCTGCTTCAGGACGCGGGCGCGCCGGTGCCGGCGGGGTACGATCCCAATTCCAACGAGCGATAGAGCTCGGCTAATGATTCAAGTGAGACAGCTTCAGCGCGAACCTGCGCGGGGAGATCGTGCGGCCACGCGTGTTGCAGTTGCGCTGGAGTAAAGCCCGCGGCGCGCAGGTTGTTCGAGAGCGTCTTGCGCTTTTGTGCGAAGCCAGCGCGGAGGAAGCGATTGAAGCCCTCGGGGTCGACGTGGAGTTCGGCGAAGCGCGGGGCGAAGTCGAGACGCACGACGGTGGAGTAGACGTCCGGCGGCGGAGAGAACGCTGAGGGTGGAAGAGTGAAGAGCGGCGCGGCGTGCGCGTGCAGTTGTGTGAAGGCGGAGAGCGCGCCGTAGTCGCTGACGCCAGGTGCGGCGGTGATGCGGTCGGCGACCTCGCGCTGCATCATGAGGACGGCGCGGCGGATGAGGTTGGCGCGTGCGGCGGCGTAGAGGTGGAGGAGGATGTCGGAGGTGACGTAGTAGGGGAGGTTGCCGATGACGTCGAGGGTGGCGGGTTCGGGGGTTGTGCATTCAGCTCCCAGCTGCGAGCTGTCAGCTGCGAGCTGATCAGGATTCGTGGTGGGGTTTTGATTTTCAGTTTTCAGTTTGCAGTTTTCAGTTTGCAGTTGGGCGAGGTTGAACTGGAGGATGTCGGCGTGGTGGATGGTGACGCGCGGGTTGGCGCGGAACTTGAAGGTGAGTTCGCGGGCGAGGGCGGGGTCGAACTCGATGCAGTGAAGGTGGGCGCAGCGCGCGGCGAGGATGGATGTGATGGCGCCGTGGCCGGGGCCGATTTCGACGACGGTGCGCTGAGTGATGTCGCCGAGGGCGTCGGCGATGCGCAGACAGGCGGTCTCGTCGGTGAGGAAGTTCTGGCCGAGTTTGGGTTTTTGTTTCGGCATTATTCGGTGCGGCGCTGGCGGGAGCGCATCCACCAATAGATTGGCACGCCGAGAAGGATGACGGTGGCTCCGGCGATGGAATTGCGCGGTTCGGTGATGAAGCTGAAGACGATTACAACGAATGCGGAGAGGATGAAGAGGGCGGGAGTGACGGGATAGCCGTTGACGCTGTAGGGGCGCGAGACGTGCGGGTCGCGGCGGCGGAAGACGAAGACGGTGGACGTAGTGAGGGCGTAGAAGAGCCACTCGGAGACGATGGCGAGCGAGAAGAGTGCCTGGTATTTGCCGATAACGAGGAGCAGAAGCGAACTTAGGACGGCCTGGAGGATAAGGCTCGCAGCGGGCGTTTGGAAGCCTGGATGAATGGCGGCGAGTGTGCGAGGGAAGAGGTGGTCCCGTGCGGCGGCGAAGGGGACGCGAGCGCCGGAGAGTGAGCTACCGACTAAAGTGGCGCAGATGCTGACAGCCATGCCGATGGTGACGAGCGCAGAACCGGCGCTGCCGGCGACGACGCGGAGTGCGTCTGCGGCGGGGCGGTCCGAAACGGCGATGAGTGCGGCGGGAAGGATGTACTGGATGGCGGTCTGGATGAGGATGTAGAGCGCGGCGACGATCGCGACGCCACCGACGAAGGCGAGAGGAAGCGAGCGCTGCGGCTCGCGGACTTCGCCGGCGAGTTGCGAGAGGTCGGACCAGCCGTCGTAGGCCCAGAGCGCGGCGATGAGCGCGGTCATGAAGCCAGTGATGCCGGCGTGCGCGCCGAAGTAAGTTGTGGCGAGATTGTGCAGCGAGCCGTGGCGGAGGCTGGCGAAGCAGACGACGGCGATGCCGACGATGAGAATGATCTTGAGCCAGGTGAGCGCGGTCTGGACGTTGGCGGATTCTCGCGTGCTGATGATGTTGAGCGCAGTGATGAGCCAGGCGACGATGATGGCTGCGAGCTGCGACCAGAGCAGATGGGCGAACGCCGGTTGCGAGAGGAAGCTGAGCGCAGAGAAGTCGCCGAGCACGCGCATGAGACCAGCGGCGAGCGTGGCGATGGACGCGGGCTTGGCGATGGTGACCCAGGTCCAGGTGTAGAGGAAGGCAGGGAGATCGCCGTAGGCTTCGCGGATGAAGGCGTACTCGCCGCCGACGCGGGGGCGAAGCGCGGCGATCTCGGCGTAGCTCATGGCGCCGAAGAGCGAGAGCATGCCGCCGATGATCCAGACGACGTAGACGATGCTGACGCGGCCGGTGGCGGCCATCATCTCGCGCGGGACGAGGAAGATGCCGGAGCCGATGACGATGCCGACGACGATGGAGATCGCGTGGCGCGCGGTGAGGACACGCGGAAGATCGTGCGGGGCTTGCTCCCGAGATGCGGGTGGCTGCATTGTGTGCAGCGTAGCAGAGCGTGGGGTGATGTTTGTGGAGTTAGCTGTAGTGGACGATTTTGGCGAAGGTTTCCGGATTGAGGCTGGCGCCGCCGACGAGCGCGCCGTCGATGCCGTCCTGCGCCATGAGATCGGTGATGTTGTCGGGCTTGACGGAGCCGCCGTAGAGGATGCGGGTGCGCTCTGCCATTTCGCCGCTGCAGCAGTTGCCGAGCTCGTGGCGGACGATGCGATGGGCTTCCGCGGCGATTTCGGGTGTGGCGGTTGAGCCGGTGCCGATGGCCCAGACGGGTTCGTAGGCGATGACGAGGCGGCGGGCCTCGGCGGAGGAGACGTTCTTGAGAGCGGCGCGGATTTGCGTCCGGATGGTCTCTTCGGTGCGGCCGTCTTCGCGCTCGGTGAGGGTTTCGCCGACGCAGACGATGGGCGTGAGCCCGTGGTTGATGGCGGCCTTCAGCTTGAGGTTGACGCGCTCGTCAGTCTCGTTGAAGTAGAGACGCTGCTCGGAGTGGCCCAGCAGAACGTGGCGGCAGCCGATGGACATGAGCATGGTGGGCGAGATTTCGCCAGTGTATGGGCCTTCGTTGAGCCAGTGCATATTTTGTGCGCCGGCGCGGACGTTGTGGTCGTCAGTGGCGATGATGGCGGCGGCGAGCGAGGTGAAGGGAGGGAAGATGAGGATCTCGTCGCGCTCATGGCCGGCGATGAGTGGAAGAAGAGTTTCGATGAAGGCTACGGATTCGTTGGGGGTTTTGTACATCTTCCAGTTGCCGGCGATGATCGGCTTGCGCATGCGGTGTAGAGAGCTCCAGGAGAACGGTTTTTGGTGATCAAGGGAAGTATTTCATAGGCCGGGCGGGGTGAGGGTTTGCGCGATCAGTTTGCAGTTCACAGTTTGCAGTTCGCAGTTAAACTCGAAACTGAAAACTGACGACTGAAACTGAAAGCGGGCCCATTGCAGGAATTTCGGAAGCTGGATGTATGGAAGAGAGCGCACGAGCTGGTGTTGGCTGTTTACCGCGCGAGCCAGAATCTACCAAAAGAAGAGGTCTTCGGAATCACGATTCAACTGCGTAGAGCAGCGACTGCGATTCCAACGCGAATCGCGGAGGGATGCAGCCGCCAGGCAAGCTCGGAGTTTGTCGCAGACCTCAGACGGAGTGTCGCAGCGACCAATGAGCTCGATTATCTGCTGCTGCTCGCGAGAGATCTGGGGTACTTCCAGCCGGAGACATACGACAGCCTTAGCGCAGAGACCGTAGAGGTGCGGAAGATGATCTACGGTCTGCTGCGCAGGCTTTAGTTATTTATCGTCGAGGGCGGCGACGCCGGGGAGGGTTTTGCCCTCGAGGAATTCGAGGGAGGCTCCGCCGCCGGTGGAGATGTGGGTGATCTTGTCGGCGACGCCGGAGTTGTTGACCGCAGCGACGGAGTCACCGCCGCCGACGATCGAGATACAGTCTTCATTCTTGGCGATCGCGCGCGCGATGGCGTTGGTGCCCTTGGCGAAGGGCGAGAGTTCAGCGACGCCCATGGGGCCGTTCCAGACGATGGTGGCGGCGTCGGCGATCTCAGCGGAGAAGAGCTTGATGGTTTCGGGGCCGATGTCGAGGGCCATGAGGTTTTCGGGGAAGGGACCGTCGCCGGAGAAGAGCGTGGTCTTAGCGTCGGCGGCAAACTTGTCGGCGAGGCAGTGATCGACGGGGAGGAGGAATTTGACCTCGCGCTGCTCGGCCTTCTGCATGGCAGCGCGAGCGACGTCGATCTTGTCGAGCTCGGTGAGGGACTTGCCGGTGGTCTGGCCTTTGGCGTTGAGGAAGGTGTAGGCCATGGCGCCGCCGATGAGCAGAGCGTCGACCTTGTTGAGCAGGGCGTCGATGACCTCGATCTTGTCGGAGACCTTGGCGCCGCCGATGATGGCGACGAACGGACGGTTGGGGTCCAGCACGGCCTTCGAGAGGTAGGTGAGCTCTTTTTCCATCAGGAGGCCGGCGGCGCACTGGCCGCCCTTCTGCTTGACGAAGTGGGTGATGCCTTCGGTGGAGGCGTGCGCACGGTGCGCGGCTCCGAAGGCGTCGTTGACGTAAAGGTCGCAGAGCTCGGCGAGTTGTTTGGCGAAGGCCGGGTCGTTGGCCTCTTCGGCCGCGTGGAAACGCAGGTTTTCGAGCAGGAGCGTCTGTCCGGACTCGAGGTTGCCGGCCATCTCGCGGGCGATAGGGCCGACGCAGTCGGGCGCGAAGGCGACGTTCTCGCCGTTGGTGAGCACGTTCTCGAGGAGCTGGCGCAGCCGGTCGACGACGGGGCGAAGGCTCATCGTATCGACGCGCTTGCCCTTGGGGCGGCCGAGATGCGCGGCCAGGATGACCTTGGCCTTGCGGCGCAGCGCGTATTCGATGGTGGGGATGGTTTCGCGAATGCGCGTGTCGTCAGTGATGGTGCCCTCTTTGGAGAGCGGAACGTTGAAGTCGACGCGGATGAAGACACGCTTGTCGGCGAGGTTGAGGTCACGGATCGAAAGCTTGGGCATTGCGAAGAGGATATACGACGGAGGGGGAGGGTCTGCCAGTGGATATGATTTTTGAGCGAATTGGGTTTGGATTCTACGAAATTATTCGTGGAGGCAGCGCCGGGCGATGAGCGCGATGGGAAGGCCCTGGAACAGAAGGAGCGCGAGTACGGCGTTGAGGAGGATCACTGGCGGCGGCAGGTGAGTGCGCGGCGGAAGACGCGTGAGCGGGAGGACAAGGAAGTTCATCACGACGTAGATGATGCCCCCGTAGACGAGGCCGGCGATGACGGCATGGCGAGTGAGGACGGCGAAGCGTGCCGCGGCCAGGAGAAAGAGTGCGGCCCAGCAGAGAGTGATGGCGTAGTGGATGGCGAGGCCGAGCAATGCGGTTGCGAGGCCGCCGTGGAAGGCTTGCGGTCCGATGAGGGCGCTGGCGATGTTTTGGAGCAGGCGCTCGGGGCTGACGCCGCGCAGGCCATAGAAGATGAGGGCGTCGGAGATGTCGAGCGTGCCGGCGACGAGCAGGCAGAGCACGAGCGCTTTGAGGAACGAGCGGCTGGATGTCCCAGTCATGGCCGCGATTGTAGATGCAGGGCCAGGGCCGCGCGAGATTTTCAGGGCAGGATTGCTTCGGCTTCGATCTCGACACGCCACTTCGGGTTGAGGAGTTCTTTGACCGTCACCATGGTGGCGGCGGGGCGGATGTTCGCGAAGATCTCGCCGTGAGCGCGGCCGATTTCCTCCCAGTCCTCGGTGTGGGTGATGTACATCCGCGTGCGGACGACGTGCTCGAAGCCTGCGCCGGCCTGGGTGAGCGCGTTTCCGATGAGGCCGAAGACGGTGCGGGCCTGCTCATAGGCAGAGAGGTCTTCGGCGCCGACGGGCGCGGTACCCGCGACATGAACGATGTTGCCGACGCGAACGGCGCGGGAGAAGCCAACGATGGGCTCGTAGGGCGACGTGCCGGGGATGTTCGTGCGGATGCGCGTGACGTCGGAGGGCAATGACATGGTACGAGGATAGTCCTGCGGGGTCGTATATGATCTGCGCAATATCAAAGAGGAGTAGCGATGTGTTTTTCGGCGACGGCGAATTTCGTTGGAAGCGGGGTGCTCGGGTCCATCGGCGTCGCGACACTGACAAAGGTGAAACACCGGCGCGAGCTGCTGTTCGCTGCGCTGCCGACGCTGTTCGCGGTTCATCAGCTGATTGAAGGATTTGTGTGGCTGGGGTTGGATGGAGTTCTATCGCCGCAGGTAACCCATGATATGGGTGCGGCGTTCGTACTGTATG
This Acidobacteriaceae bacterium DNA region includes the following protein-coding sequences:
- a CDS encoding RidA family protein; this encodes MSLPSDVTRIRTNIPGTSPYEPIVGFSRAVRVGNIVHVAGTAPVGAEDLSAYEQARTVFGLIGNALTQAGAGFEHVVRTRMYITHTEDWEEIGRAHGEIFANIRPAATMVTVKELLNPKWRVEIEAEAILP
- a CDS encoding four helix bundle protein, whose amino-acid sequence is MQEFRKLDVWKRAHELVLAVYRASQNLPKEEVFGITIQLRRAATAIPTRIAEGCSRQASSEFVADLRRSVAATNELDYLLLLARDLGYFQPETYDSLSAETVEVRKMIYGLLRRL
- the ruvC gene encoding crossover junction endodeoxyribonuclease RuvC, encoding MRVFGIDCGTEFTGYGVVEVDETARNPRLKPLCAGAIKLNKKDLTPVRLGCVYAELMALMEMWEPEVVAIEDVFFAANAKSALKLGHVRGVAMLAAANCGLPVAEYAPLSIKSAVVGYGLAAKEQVQFMVARLLDLERAPEPADAADALAIAICHIHHAQTAEGLRR
- a CDS encoding amino acid permease, with protein sequence MQPPASREQAPHDLPRVLTARHAISIVVGIVIGSGIFLVPREMMAATGRVSIVYVVWIIGGMLSLFGAMSYAEIAALRPRVGGEYAFIREAYGDLPAFLYTWTWVTIAKPASIATLAAGLMRVLGDFSALSFLSQPAFAHLLWSQLAAIIVAWLITALNIISTRESANVQTALTWLKIILIVGIAVVCFASLRHGSLHNLATTYFGAHAGITGFMTALIAALWAYDGWSDLSQLAGEVREPQRSLPLAFVGGVAIVAALYILIQTAIQYILPAALIAVSDRPAADALRVVAGSAGSALVTIGMAVSICATLVGSSLSGARVPFAAARDHLFPRTLAAIHPGFQTPAASLILQAVLSSLLLLVIGKYQALFSLAIVSEWLFYALTTSTVFVFRRRDPHVSRPYSVNGYPVTPALFILSAFVVIVFSFITEPRNSIAGATVILLGVPIYWWMRSRQRRTE
- a CDS encoding N-acetylmuramoyl-L-alanine amidase; translated protein: MISLQKTQVRHIALLGTMFLVAFALSALGRRQQSQPATTPPPYQNSFPVTHTTPQTAPTASPTSSQTTTTAPKPQTPIKTPAERLHSALISLPPLPFHPTTIVIDPGHGGSDSGSRISDNIVEKDVTLALAFRLRSLLTARGFNVVLTRQDDKAANPNPPFAPLTLDDRVGIANHERPSACIFLHATSSGSGVHLYTSELTPAPGELPAAPWLTLQAPWVAQSQRLAGRIADALNRSHIPLVNGTASIRPVDSATCPALVFELAPRTDDADSINDWSYQQSVAQAASNALILWKDAVQPPPHLTPPAPPASTTPTTAEANQ
- the rsmA gene encoding 16S rRNA (adenine(1518)-N(6)/adenine(1519)-N(6))-dimethyltransferase RsmA — encoded protein: MPKQKPKLGQNFLTDETACLRIADALGDITQRTVVEIGPGHGAITSILAARCAHLHCIEFDPALARELTFKFRANPRVTIHHADILQFNLAQLQTENCKLKTENQNPTTNPDQLAADSSQLGAECTTPEPATLDVIGNLPYYVTSDILLHLYAAARANLIRRAVLMMQREVADRITAAPGVSDYGALSAFTQLHAHAAPLFTLPPSAFSPPPDVYSTVVRLDFAPRFAELHVDPEGFNRFLRAGFAQKRKTLSNNLRAAGFTPAQLQHAWPHDLPAQVRAEAVSLESLAELYRSLELGSYPAGTGAPAS
- a CDS encoding phosphoglycerate kinase — translated: MPKLSIRDLNLADKRVFIRVDFNVPLSKEGTITDDTRIRETIPTIEYALRRKAKVILAAHLGRPKGKRVDTMSLRPVVDRLRQLLENVLTNGENVAFAPDCVGPIAREMAGNLESGQTLLLENLRFHAAEEANDPAFAKQLAELCDLYVNDAFGAAHRAHASTEGITHFVKQKGGQCAAGLLMEKELTYLSKAVLDPNRPFVAIIGGAKVSDKIEVIDALLNKVDALLIGGAMAYTFLNAKGQTTGKSLTELDKIDVARAAMQKAEQREVKFLLPVDHCLADKFAADAKTTLFSGDGPFPENLMALDIGPETIKLFSAEIADAATIVWNGPMGVAELSPFAKGTNAIARAIAKNEDCISIVGGGDSVAAVNNSGVADKITHISTGGGASLEFLEGKTLPGVAALDDK
- the tpiA gene encoding triose-phosphate isomerase, which translates into the protein MRKPIIAGNWKMYKTPNESVAFIETLLPLIAGHERDEILIFPPFTSLAAAIIATDDHNVRAGAQNMHWLNEGPYTGEISPTMLMSIGCRHVLLGHSEQRLYFNETDERVNLKLKAAINHGLTPIVCVGETLTEREDGRTEETIRTQIRAALKNVSSAEARRLVIAYEPVWAIGTGSTATPEIAAEAHRIVRHELGNCCSGEMAERTRILYGGSVKPDNITDLMAQDGIDGALVGGASLNPETFAKIVHYS
- a CDS encoding GerMN domain-containing protein, whose product is MSVRTYRILFWVAVIAIVAMGIRLFAHREARRGRIERLADSMPLDAPYTDEQPVTLLLANDDDGNITATTRQIALPSETTARARALLDHLVTEYALPGSAHPLEPGPAVDEVFLLPLPLVGHAVDNSLATADGRTPTIPVASDDPNAPQPSTPGGQLAVIDLRGSFVNQHPSGVEVETLTISSMIGTLHANLPQIEQVRFLVDGQTRETLAGHADLLRTYPSRDTSTSTNQ